In Leptospira congkakensis, one DNA window encodes the following:
- the purD gene encoding phosphoribosylamine--glycine ligase, with translation MEHKFKVLLIGSGGREHALADAIAKSKSLESLKVFPGNGGFAKELLLDANDISITDKSKFFDYIKSSGTNLVVVGPEDPLVNGLSDWCAEIGIPCFGPSAYCAQVEGSKHFAKEMMKRAKVPTASFAVFTDHESAWSYAQKEILPLVVKADGLAAGKGVTVAFEMKEVKQALDEIFLESKFGESGNKVVLESFLEGEEASLFVITDGERYMCLPAAQDHKRAYDGDIGPNTGGMGAYAPAPIVTDSVLSKVKEQVIEPMLAEFRSTGHPYKGLLYVGLMITKEGNPNVVEFNCRFGDPETQCVLRLLDEDILPIFYASAVGNLPERNLKLKEGSSAVVVLAAKGYPDAPQKGMSLEIPSNEGNVVVYHAGTKSQENQILANGGRILGITSFGNSLKDAINDCYAFLTKIKAPDTFYRKDIGRRAL, from the coding sequence TTGGAACATAAATTTAAAGTTTTACTCATTGGAAGTGGCGGAAGAGAACATGCGTTAGCGGATGCTATCGCAAAATCAAAATCTTTGGAATCTCTTAAGGTGTTTCCAGGTAACGGTGGTTTTGCGAAAGAATTATTATTGGATGCAAATGATATATCCATCACTGATAAATCCAAATTTTTTGATTATATAAAATCTTCGGGAACAAATCTTGTTGTGGTCGGCCCAGAAGACCCCCTTGTGAATGGACTTTCGGATTGGTGTGCTGAAATAGGTATCCCTTGTTTTGGACCTTCTGCCTATTGTGCGCAAGTGGAAGGAAGCAAACACTTTGCCAAAGAAATGATGAAACGGGCCAAAGTTCCAACAGCTTCCTTTGCTGTATTTACAGACCATGAGTCTGCTTGGAGTTATGCCCAAAAAGAAATTTTACCTTTGGTTGTCAAAGCAGATGGTCTTGCTGCTGGAAAGGGTGTGACTGTTGCCTTTGAAATGAAAGAGGTAAAACAGGCGTTAGATGAAATATTTTTAGAATCTAAATTTGGTGAAAGTGGGAACAAAGTGGTTTTGGAATCTTTTTTAGAAGGGGAAGAAGCCTCACTTTTTGTGATAACCGATGGAGAAAGGTATATGTGCCTTCCAGCGGCCCAGGACCACAAACGTGCCTATGATGGAGACATTGGCCCCAATACTGGTGGGATGGGAGCTTATGCCCCAGCACCGATTGTCACCGATTCTGTTCTTTCCAAAGTAAAAGAACAAGTCATCGAACCGATGTTAGCTGAATTTAGGTCCACCGGCCATCCTTATAAAGGACTTCTTTATGTTGGTCTTATGATTACTAAAGAAGGAAATCCCAATGTAGTGGAATTTAACTGTCGTTTTGGAGATCCAGAAACTCAGTGTGTACTTCGTTTGTTGGATGAAGATATTTTACCTATTTTTTATGCTTCGGCGGTGGGCAATCTTCCGGAGAGAAACCTAAAACTAAAAGAAGGTTCTTCTGCTGTTGTGGTACTTGCTGCCAAAGGTTACCCTGACGCGCCACAAAAAGGAATGTCTTTGGAAATTCCATCTAACGAAGGAAATGTGGTGGTTTACCATGCGGGAACCAAAAGCCAAGAAAATCAAATTTTGGCAAATGGCGGTAGGATTCTCGGAATCACTTCTTTTGGTAATTCTTTAAAAGATGCAATTAATGATTGTTATGCGTTTCTGACAAAAATCAAAGCACCAGATACGTTTTATAGAAAAGATATAGGAAGGCGTGCTCTCTAA
- a CDS encoding valine--tRNA ligase, whose translation MKSQLPDRYDPESVEPKWIQTWEEKQTFAPDSSRKETFSIVIPPPNVTGNLHIGHALNHTIQDIIIRIERKKGKNVVWVPGMDHAGIATQVVVERELGKEGKTRTDFTREGFIEKVWEWKAHSGGMIAKQQRLLGESVDWSRERFTFDEGLSKAVIKVFRSLYDEGLIYRGERIINWCPVTKTAISDIEVEYKEKQGKLYHIKYPKAEFKSKDPKTLAKGEYIVVATTRPETMFGDVAVCAHPDDARYTELKDKFVFLPIAGKEIPVLFDSFVDKEFGSGLVKITPAHDINDYEAGLRLKLTPLNIMNLDGTLNEQTGKYNGLDRFEARKRVVEELETNGYIEKIETHIHSVGHNQRGGAVIEPLLSTQWFVKIESLAKPAIEVVKSGKVQFQPKMWEKTYFEWMENIRDWCISRQLWWGHRIPAYYAPNGEMVVAESVEEAVSLFSKKGISVTKETIKQDEDVLDTWFSSGLWPFTVFGWPENSEELKQYYPTSVLVTGFDIIFFWVARMIMNGLKFMGDVPFQKVLIHGLVRDKDGKKFSKSLGNVVDPLDMMSKYGTDSFRFFLAAVLPEGKDILFDESRLDGYRSFCNKIWNSSRFIFMNLPEEFTTKEPDINSLEDTDLWILNEFDRMLSKYEKAYSGYLFFEMANAVYDFVWGSFCDWYLELTKARVYGNVTPESQEKARFVLVSVLKKSLGLLHPFMPFITEEIHSLLEPTELAKTEFPKPYGVSDSAPAVVRMELVREIITKIRNMRAELGVKPEKKCKVIIKCSHKELKEMMEREIKSILQLSKAESLEFLDSYEAKNTDSVGAFSIGEIFLPLEGIFDFEKEKQRLEKEKKQIQLEMEKLENKINNPSFLEKAKPDVVEKEREKYNTWKEKLDSTVRALEKIGT comes from the coding sequence CGAATCTGTAGAGCCCAAATGGATACAAACCTGGGAAGAAAAACAAACCTTTGCTCCTGACTCTTCTCGCAAAGAAACATTCTCGATCGTCATCCCTCCACCAAACGTTACAGGGAATTTACACATTGGACATGCACTCAATCATACCATCCAAGACATCATCATTCGCATCGAACGTAAAAAAGGTAAAAATGTAGTTTGGGTTCCTGGAATGGACCACGCAGGGATTGCAACACAAGTGGTTGTGGAACGTGAGTTAGGAAAAGAAGGAAAAACTAGAACTGATTTTACTCGCGAAGGATTTATCGAAAAAGTTTGGGAATGGAAAGCGCATTCCGGTGGAATGATTGCCAAACAACAACGGTTACTCGGTGAATCGGTAGATTGGTCACGAGAACGTTTTACTTTTGATGAAGGACTTTCTAAAGCGGTAATCAAAGTATTCCGTAGTTTGTATGATGAAGGTTTGATTTATCGTGGTGAACGAATCATCAACTGGTGTCCCGTTACCAAAACTGCTATTTCTGACATTGAAGTTGAGTATAAAGAAAAACAAGGTAAACTCTATCATATCAAATATCCTAAGGCAGAATTTAAATCGAAAGATCCAAAAACTCTGGCCAAAGGGGAATACATTGTTGTCGCAACCACAAGACCCGAAACAATGTTTGGTGACGTGGCTGTTTGTGCTCATCCAGATGACGCACGTTATACGGAATTGAAGGATAAGTTTGTATTTTTACCAATCGCTGGAAAAGAAATTCCTGTTTTGTTTGATTCCTTTGTAGATAAAGAATTTGGTTCGGGTCTTGTGAAAATCACTCCTGCTCATGACATCAATGACTATGAAGCAGGACTTCGTTTGAAACTCACTCCACTCAACATTATGAACTTGGATGGGACACTCAACGAACAAACTGGTAAATACAATGGACTCGACCGGTTTGAAGCTCGTAAACGAGTTGTAGAAGAACTAGAAACAAATGGTTATATTGAAAAAATAGAAACTCATATCCATAGTGTAGGCCACAACCAAAGGGGGGGAGCGGTCATCGAGCCGTTGTTATCCACACAGTGGTTTGTAAAAATTGAATCTCTTGCTAAACCTGCGATTGAAGTTGTGAAATCCGGTAAGGTTCAATTCCAACCCAAGATGTGGGAAAAAACATATTTTGAGTGGATGGAAAATATTCGCGATTGGTGTATTTCTCGCCAACTTTGGTGGGGCCATCGAATTCCTGCTTATTATGCACCAAATGGTGAGATGGTGGTTGCAGAATCTGTCGAGGAAGCGGTATCTTTATTTTCCAAAAAAGGAATTTCCGTAACCAAAGAAACCATCAAACAAGATGAAGATGTTTTAGATACTTGGTTCTCTTCCGGGCTTTGGCCTTTCACTGTTTTTGGTTGGCCTGAAAATTCGGAAGAACTCAAACAATACTATCCTACCTCAGTACTCGTGACCGGATTTGATATCATTTTCTTCTGGGTGGCTCGGATGATTATGAATGGTCTTAAATTTATGGGTGATGTTCCTTTTCAGAAGGTTCTCATCCATGGACTTGTTCGTGATAAAGATGGTAAGAAGTTTAGTAAGTCCCTTGGAAACGTAGTGGATCCTTTGGATATGATGAGTAAATACGGAACGGATTCGTTTCGATTTTTTCTCGCAGCCGTTTTGCCGGAAGGAAAGGACATTCTATTCGACGAATCAAGGTTAGACGGCTATAGATCTTTCTGCAATAAAATTTGGAATTCGAGCCGGTTTATATTTATGAACCTACCGGAAGAGTTCACAACCAAAGAACCAGATATTAATTCTTTAGAAGATACTGACCTTTGGATTTTGAATGAATTTGATCGGATGCTTAGTAAGTATGAAAAAGCTTATTCCGGTTATCTATTTTTCGAAATGGCAAATGCTGTTTATGATTTTGTTTGGGGATCGTTCTGTGATTGGTATTTGGAATTAACCAAAGCTCGTGTGTATGGGAATGTAACTCCCGAATCACAAGAAAAAGCTCGCTTTGTGCTTGTGAGTGTATTAAAAAAATCGCTCGGGCTTTTACATCCGTTTATGCCATTCATCACGGAAGAAATCCATTCTTTATTGGAACCTACGGAACTTGCGAAAACAGAATTTCCAAAACCTTATGGAGTTTCTGATTCCGCACCGGCAGTCGTTCGTATGGAACTTGTGCGTGAGATCATCACAAAGATCCGTAACATGCGCGCAGAACTCGGAGTCAAACCTGAGAAAAAATGTAAGGTCATCATCAAGTGTAGCCATAAAGAATTAAAAGAAATGATGGAAAGAGAAATCAAATCCATCCTCCAACTTTCCAAAGCAGAGAGTTTGGAATTTTTAGATTCTTATGAAGCAAAAAATACGGATTCCGTAGGTGCTTTTTCCATCGGAGAAATTTTTCTTCCTTTGGAAGGTATTTTTGATTTTGAAAAAGAAAAACAACGATTGGAAAAAGAGAAAAAACAAATCCAATTGGAAATGGAAAAGTTGGAAAATAAAATCAACAATCCATCTTTCTTAGAAAAAGCAAAACCTGATGTCGTAGAAAAAGAAAGAGAAAAGTATAATACTTGGAAAGAGAAACTAGATAGTACGGTAAGGGCTTTAGAAAAAATTGGAACATAA